In Terriglobales bacterium, the following proteins share a genomic window:
- a CDS encoding efflux RND transporter periplasmic adaptor subunit: MEAAVANGNGKKKWWKRKVFLITGSIVVILAVGGVLVGFTKGGGKLDPSKLAKVEKGDLAKSVVATGKIEPITKVEIKSKASGIVKKLYVDYGEKVKAGTLLAELDRDQILAQVRESQAALDAAIADYERSKVDAQGVDIPTLKRAYERAVEMAKEGVVSSSFLDDAQRNYELAVNKQAVAKAQLAVNKARVEQARARLETEKENLSYTTIVAPIDGIILSRDVEVGDAVSSILVLGSSATLVMTEGDTSQVYVKGKVDESDIGKVFMGQPARIKVESFKDKTFSGKVTKISPMGAEKDNVTTFEVRVSIDNASGELKAAMTANAEIILEEHKAVLMIPEGAIIYDKDKKASVEIADAKADGGKKKVPVEIGISNGAKTEVLKGLKEGDQVILQ; encoded by the coding sequence TTGGAGGCAGCAGTGGCGAACGGCAACGGCAAGAAGAAGTGGTGGAAGCGCAAAGTTTTTTTGATCACGGGCTCGATCGTCGTGATCCTGGCCGTCGGGGGAGTCCTGGTGGGCTTCACCAAGGGCGGCGGGAAGCTCGATCCTTCCAAGCTGGCGAAGGTCGAGAAGGGTGACCTCGCGAAGAGCGTGGTCGCCACCGGCAAGATCGAGCCGATCACCAAAGTGGAGATCAAGTCGAAGGCCAGCGGCATCGTGAAGAAGCTGTACGTGGACTACGGCGAGAAGGTGAAGGCGGGCACGCTGCTGGCGGAGCTGGACCGCGACCAGATCCTGGCGCAGGTGCGGGAGTCGCAGGCGGCGCTCGACGCCGCGATCGCCGACTACGAGCGCTCGAAGGTCGATGCCCAGGGCGTGGACATCCCGACGCTGAAGCGAGCGTACGAGCGCGCGGTCGAGATGGCGAAGGAAGGCGTGGTCTCCTCGTCCTTCCTGGACGACGCGCAGCGCAACTACGAGCTGGCGGTGAACAAGCAGGCGGTGGCCAAGGCGCAGCTCGCGGTCAACAAGGCGCGGGTGGAGCAGGCGCGCGCGCGGCTGGAGACGGAGAAGGAGAACCTGAGCTACACGACCATCGTCGCTCCCATCGACGGCATCATCCTGTCGCGCGATGTGGAGGTCGGTGACGCGGTGAGCTCCATCCTGGTGCTCGGCTCGTCGGCAACGCTGGTGATGACGGAAGGCGACACCAGCCAGGTGTACGTGAAGGGCAAGGTGGACGAGAGCGACATCGGCAAGGTCTTCATGGGGCAGCCGGCGCGCATCAAGGTGGAGTCCTTCAAGGACAAGACGTTCAGCGGGAAGGTCACGAAGATCTCGCCCATGGGGGCGGAGAAAGACAACGTGACCACGTTCGAAGTGCGGGTCTCGATCGACAACGCTTCGGGCGAGCTGAAAGCGGCGATGACGGCCAACGCGGAGATCATCCTGGAAGAGCACAAGGCGGTGCTGATGATCCCCGAAGGCGCCATCATCTACGACAAGGACAAGAAGGCTTCGGTCGAGATCGCCGACGCGAAGGCGGACGGCGGGAAGAAGAAGGTCCCGGTGGAGATCGGCATCTCGAACGGCGCCAAGACCGAGGTGCTCAAGGGGCTGAAGGAAGGCGACCAGGTCATCCTGCAATAA